From Pongo pygmaeus isolate AG05252 chromosome 1, NHGRI_mPonPyg2-v2.0_pri, whole genome shotgun sequence, one genomic window encodes:
- the LOC129014293 gene encoding putative vomeronasal receptor-like protein 4: MEMTKLFTYIVIKNVYYPQVSFGISANTFLLFHIFTFAYTHRPKPIDMIISHLSLIHILLLFTQAILVSSDLFESWNIQNNDLKCKIIIFLNRVMRGISICTTCLLSMLQAITISPSTSFLKKFKHISANHTLGFILFSWVLNMFITSNLLLFIVPTPNRIGASLLFVTENCYVLPMSYTHRSLFFILMVLRDVIFIGLMVLSSGLHGDYFVQTKETVPAPT, from the coding sequence atGGAAATGACCAAGCTTTTCACCTATATtgtcattaaaaatgtttattacccTCAAGTGAGCTTTGGAATCTCAGCAAACACCTTCCTCCTTTTCCATATCTTCACTTTTGCTTATACTCACAGGCCTAAGCCCATTGACATGATCATTAGTCACTTGTCCCTAATCCACATACTACTGCTCTTCACTCAGGCGATACTGGTGTCCTCTGACTTATTTGAATCATGGAATATTCAGAACAATGATCTAAAGTGTAAGATCATCATATTTTTAAACAGGGTGATGAGGGGCATCTCCATCTGCACTACTTGCCTCCTAAGCATGCTCCAGGCCATCACCATCAGCCCCAGCACCTCCTTCTTGAAAAAGTTTAAACATATTTCTGCAAATCACACCCTAGGCTTCATCCTCTTCTCATGGGTCCTCAACATGTTCATTACTAGTAACCTTTTGCTTTTCATTGTGCCTACCCCGAATAGGATTGGGGCCAGTCTTTTGTTTGTCACTGAGAACTGTTATGTTTTGCCCATGAGCTACACCCACAGGAGCCTGTTTTTCATACTAATGGTTTTAAGGGATGTCATCTTCATAGGACTCATGGTCCTCTCAAGTGGGCTACATGGTGATTATTTTGTACAAACAAAAGAGACTGTCCCAGCACCTACATAG